A window of Bacillus toyonensis BCT-7112 genomic DNA:
CTGTTAAACCTAGGTATTCTTTTACCATCCAGAACCCAGCATCGTTTACGTGTGAAAACATGAGTGCTCCTGCACCTGTTGCAATGACGAGTAACTCTAAATTTACACCTGTCGTATTTTCAACGATTGGAGAGACTATGCCCGCCGCTGTTGTTAAGGCGACTGTCGCTGACCCTGTCGCAATTCGAATTAATCCAGCTACTATAAATGCTAATACAATTGGAGATAGAGCTAAATGTTCAGACATTTGAGCAATAGCATTCCCTACGCCACTATCGATAAGAATTTGCTTAAATCCGCCGCCAGCACCAATAATCGCAACAATAGAACCGATTGGTAATAAGCTATCTTCTGTTACCTTCTTAATAGCCTTTTTATCGATACCTTGACGAAATCCAAGAAAATAGAAAGCTGCAAAACATGCAATCAAAAGCGCAATGATAGGACTACCGATTAATGTGACAATCTTCATTAGAGTATTAGAAAGCGGAACATAAGGAGCTGCTGCTGCTAACACCATTAACATAACGGGTAACAATATAACTAAAAATGAAACTCCTATTCCTGGTAATTTCGTTGATTTTGTATTTACACGTATCAATTCTGGTTCATTTTCAGGAATTACACGTTTGTGAATCCATTTAGCGAATATAGGACCTGCAATAATCGCTGCAAAAAATGTAATAATGAGTGAATAAAGAAGTACCTTCCCAAGGTTCGCTTTATAAATACCAATTGCAACGATTGCCCCTGGATGCGGAGGAACAAGGCCGTGTACGACAGATAACCCAGCAATTGCTGGTAATGCTATCAATAAAATATTTTGTCTCGTTGTTTTATGAATAGAAATTACTAACGGCAATAATATTAAAATGCCTACTTCAAAAAACACCGGAATTCCAATAATAAAACCTGCAATTAACATCGCCCATGGTAAGTTTTTTATTTCAAAGGATTTAATAAAGAACTCTGCCACCTGCATTCCAGCACCTGACTCTGCCATCATTTTCCCTAGAATTAATTGTACCTAATACTAAAATACCTACTAAATGCCCGAGAACACTTCCGACTCCCGTTTCATAAGCGCTCACTATTTTATCCATTGGCATTCCAGACATAATTGCTAAAAACAAACTTGCAATCGTTAAACTAATAAACGCATGCCATCTCCACCACGATACTCCTAAAATAACAATTACAATTGATAATAATGTAATCATTAAAAGGTACATATTCATACTCAGTTCCACCCTTTTATGTAAACCCTTTCAAAATTACTATACAATTAAGAGAACTTATATAGTTCTTTCTTGAGTAAGAGATATTTTCACATAATAATGATTTATATAAAAAGAATCTCCCTTATCAGAGATACACGTTAACTACTCTCTCTAATAAGGGGATTTCTCTTTAATAATTATAATGTTATTATGATAAACGCTTCGTGCGAGCAATTTGTCCTTTTTTTAAAGTGCATGACGCTTTCTTCTCTTGCTGTATTCACGTAGTAAGACTCCAAAAAGTTAAACGATGAAGTTACCTAGGAATCTGTCCTCTCATGAAAAGTAATTTTCGGAAAGTCTCCTCCACTTTCATATATTATAATTTAGGCGCTTTCGCCCAATCTGCAGCAAACTTTTCCATACCTTGATCTGTTAATGGATGCATAGCAAGTTGTTCAATTACTTTATAAGGGATTGTAGCAATGTGAGCACCTGCCATCGCTACACGAGTTACATGATCTGGGTGTCTGACAGAAGCCGCAATAATTTGTGTATCTAATTGATGAACATCGAATAATTCAGCAATTTTCGCAACTAATAGTACACCATCTTCAGAAATATCATCTAAACGTCCTAAAAATGGAGAAACGTACGTTGCACCTGCTCGAGCCGCTAAAAGAGCTTGGTTCACAGTGAAAATAAGTGTAACGTTCGTTTTCACACCTTTTTCAGTAAGATAACGACAAGCTTCTAATCCTGCTAGCGTCATCGGAAGTTTTATCGTGACGTTTTTATCGCCACCGTTAATTTTAATTAATTCTTCTGCTTGAGCAATCATTTCTTCAGCTGTAACAGCATCTGGCGTTACTTCTGCCGAAACAGACTCAACTTTAGGTACTGCCTGACAAATTTCTGCGATACGGTCTTCAAACTTAACACCCTCTTTTGCTACTAAAGAAGGATTCGTTGTAACACCAGCTAAAACTCCAAGTTTATATGCTTTTTTTATGTCCTCAAGGTTTGCAGTATCAATAAAAAACTTCATGATTAATTCCCTCCAGTTTTTAAACGTTGATGAGTTACATGTTTAGGATGTTTATCCCGCTATTTGCCGGGCAGTAAGACCCCACCTCAACATTCAGCGAAGCAAAGAAGTTAAGTTGGGGGGCGTGCTTCCCGTAAAAGCCCGATTGGTAAAGGCTAATGTGGAGGATGAAGAACCCCCACTAATTAAAGTTTCACTTTATTTCTTTTCTACTGCATGTCCGCCAAATTCATTACGCAGAGCTGCTACAACTTTTCCTGTAAATGTATCATTGTCTAATGAGCGGTAGCGCATTAATAGAGACATTGCGATAACAGGAGTTGCTGTTTGAAGGTCTAATGCTGTTTCTACTGTCCATTTTCCTTCACCAGAAGAATGCATTACTCCCTTAATTTCATCTAGTTTCGCATCTTTAGAAAATGCATTTTCAGTTAATTCCATTAACCAAGAGCGAATGACTGAACCGTTATTCCATACTCTTGATACTTTTTCATAATCGTAGTCAAATTCACTTTTCTCTAGAATCTCAAATCCTTCACCAATAGCAGCCATCATACCGTATTCAATTCCGTTGTGAACCATTTTTAAGAAGTGACCACTACCAGCTTTTCCGGCATATAAGAATCCATTTTCTACAGCTGTATCCCGGAAGATAGGTTCAACGATGTCCCAAGCTTCTTGATCTCCTCCGATCATGTAACAAGCACCATTACGAGCGCCTTCCATTCCGCCAGAAGTTCCTGCATCCATAAAGTGAATGCCATCTTTCTTTAGTTGCTCATATCGGCGAATAGACTCTTTATAATGTGAATTACCAGCTTCAATTAAAATATCTCCTTTTGAAAGCAATGGCGTAACCTCATCAATAACAGAATCAACAACAGCGTGTGGCACCATAACCCAAAGAATTCTTGGTGATTGTAATGACTGAACAAGATCACTTAAACTAGATACACCTGTAGCCCCGTACTCTTTCATTTCTTCCACTGCGCTCGTATTTAAATCAAATGCTACTACTTCATGTTTATGATCCATTAAATTTTTTCCTAAATTTAATCCCATTTTACCTAAACCAATTAATCCTACTCGCATAATATAATTCCTCCTCAAATCATCTTTTATTAAAAATCCATATCACTAGAATCTGGAATACCTTTCAGCACCGATAAATTAGTATGTACAGAAAGGTATTCACAGTCATAACTTAAGAATTCAACACATTTTTTGTAATTTGAACAATGTTTTCTGTCGTAAATCCAAATAGATTCATGACTTCAGCTCCAGTTCCTGAAGCTCCAAATGTTTCAATTGATAGTACTTTTCCTTCTTGTCCTACATAACGTTCCCAACCGAGAGATACACCCATCTCAAGCGATACTCGTTTCGTTACAGAAGACGGAAGAACCGATTCTTTATATTCTTTCGATTGGCGATCGAATAATTCCCAGCTCGGCATTGCAACGATGCGAACAGAAACATGATCCTCTTCTAATTTTGCTTTCGCACTAGCAGCTAAGGATACTTCAGAACCTGTCGCAATTAAAATCACATCCGGATTTTCATTTGTTTGCGTTAATACGTAAGCTCCTTTAGAAAGATTCTCTATGTTCGCTTTCGTTTCCTCAAATACCGGTAAATTTTGACGACTAAGTACTAAAACGACTGGACCATCCGCTTGCTGTAAAGCATAAGCCCATGCACTCGCTGTTTCATTCGCATCTGACGGGCGGATAACTGTTAAACCAGGAATTGCCCGAAGAGCTGCTAAATGTTCAACTGGTTCATGCGTTGGACCATCTTCTCCTACAGCGATCGAATCATGCGTAAATACGTAAGTAACTGGTAACTTTTGCAATGCAGCCAGTCGAATAGATGGACGAAGGTAATCATTAAATACAAAGAATGTACTAACGAAAGGTTTTACTCCTCCATGAAGTGCCAGTCCATTCGCTGCGGCGCCCATTGCATGTTCACGTACACCGAAGTATATATTTCGGCCAGCATACGATTCTACTGCATACACTGCTTCACCTTTTATATCTGTCATCGTAGAATGAGAAAGATCTGCACTTCCACCGAAAATAGAAGGAATCGATTTCACATAATGGTTAATAGCTTCCCCACTTGCAACACGAGTTGAAATCGTTTTTTCAGTATCGAAGGATAAAATGTCTTTCTCTTCGATTAAAACTTCACCTGTAATCGCTTTTTCTAATTCATCTGCTAGTGCAGGGTTTGACTCTCTGTATAAGTTGAACTGCTCATTCCAGCCATGTTCTTTTTCAATACCTTTTTGTTTCAGTTCATTAAAATGAGCTGTTACTTCTTCAGGTACAAAAAAGTCTTCTTCATAATGCCAACCATACACTTGTTTTGTCGCTGTCGCTTCTTCTAATCCAAGCGGGTTACCATGTGCTTTGTTCGTTCCAGCAACTTTTGGACTTCCGTAACCTATAATGGTTCTAATTTCTATAAGAGTAGGTTGGTCCGTATTGTTTTTCGCTAATTGAATCGCTTTTGTAATCGCATCAACATCGTTTCCATCTTCAACTCTTACATATTGCCAATGTGCAGATTCTACCCTTTTCTGCATATCTTCAGAGAAAGCAATGTTTAATTCACCATCAAGTGAAATTTCATTTGAATCATACAGCACAATTAACTTGCCAAGTTTCATATGTCCTGCCATTGACATCGCTTCATAAGCGACACCTTCCATTAAATCACCGTCTCCAACTAAAGCGTACGTATTGTGATCTATAATAGAGTGACCATCCTTATTAAACTTCGCTGCTAAATGCGCTTCTGCCATTGCCATTCCGACAGCATTGGCAATCCCTTGCCCTAACGGTCCTGTAGTTGCTTCAACTCCTGAAGTGTGACCAAACTCAGGATGTCCTGGCGTTTCACTATTTAATTTTCTGAAGTTTTTCAAGTCATCAATTGAAACGTCATATCCAGCTAAATGAAGTAGGCTATATAATAAGCTAGATCCATGTCCCGCCGATAAAACGAATCGATCACGGTTAAACCATTTTGGATGATTAGGATTATGATTTAAATGATTCGCCCATAATGCATAAGCCATTGGCGCTGCTCCCATCGGAAGACCTGGATGACCTGAATTTGCCGCATTAATAGCATCAATTGATAACGTACGAATTGTATTCACTGCTAATTGATTTATGTTTTGTGTCATAGTAATCGTCCCCCTAAATGCTTTCATGAAAGAAAGTACCTATTTTTTCGTTTCTTGATCTAACCACCATTTAAATTCACTTTCTTGCAATAGTTCATTAGACGCATCTGGACCATATGAACCCGACTCATATTCATGAAGTGGTAATAAGTTTTCTTCGAATGCTTCAAGAATTGGTTGTACCCATTCCCATGACAATTCAACTTCTCTCCAATGTGCAAAGAATGTAGCGTCTCCACTCACAGCATCATGAATGAGTCTTTCATACGCTTCAGGTACTCCCACATCCGCTTGCTCACAAGTAAAGTTAATACGCATCGGTTCAATTTCTCCATTTTTCAATGGATTTTTACTATTTAACTGTAATGAAACGTTCTCACCTGGGCTAATTTCAATTATTAACAAGTTAGGTGCTGCATTTGGATTACTATCTTGATATTGCTGTTTTAACGTATTTTTAAATTCGATTACAATACGAGTAGACTTTTCTTTCATTCGTTTGCCTGTTCGTATATAAAAGGGAACGCCAGTCCAAAATGGATTATCGATCCATAATCGAGCAGCAACAAATGTGTCTATGTTAGAAGAAGGATTTACTCCTGGCTCCTCTTTATATGCTACAACTTGTTGACCGTTTATGTCACCTGCACCATATTGTCCGCGAATGATATGGTTTTGAACGTCTTCTTTTTTCACTTTACGAAGCGTCTCCATTACCTTTCGCTTTTCCTCTCGAATTTCACATGCGTTAATTTTTTCCGGCAGATTCATAGCAGTCATCATTAATATTTGTAACATATGATTTTGAACCATATCACGAATGGCTCCTGCCTGATCATAATATCCTGCTCTTTCTTCAACCCCAACTGTTTCACTCGCTGTAATTTGTACATTCGCTATATGTTCTTTATTCCAAATCGATTGGAGAACAGGATTTGCAAATTCTAATGCTTCAAGGTTTTGAATCATCGGCTTCCCTAAATAATGATCAATACGGTATATCTCATCTTCTTCAAACGTGCGACTAAGCTTATCATTAAGCTCACGAGCAGATGTAAGATCGTGCCCGAACGGTTTCTCAATCATCAAACGTTTCCATCCATCCGTTTTATCGAGTCCGCTTTCCTTAATATTTAAAGCAATTGTCTCGAAAAATTCAGGAGCAACTGAAAGATAGAACATTCTATTACCTTTTATATGTAGTTCTTCTTCCCTTTCACGAACGACTTTTAATAACCTCTCATAGTCTTCCGGCTTACTCACATCTAATGGACAATAGCGAAAATTATCTAAAAAACCTTCGAGTTCCGGAGTACCTTCCTCTCTATGACGTGAAAACGTCTCTATTGATTCTTTTATTCTTTTTTGAAAATCTTCATGAGGTACTTGACGTCTCCCAAGTCCGATAACGGATATTTGCTTTGGAAGCTTTTGATCTCTATATAAGTTATATAGTGCGGGGTAAATTTTGCGTTTCGCTAAGTCCCCTGTCGCTCCAAATAAAACAAAGGTCATTGATTCCAATTTTAGTCCCCCTCTTGTTGTATAATCCTGGTCAATATATTCAAAATGAATTGTACAGAAGCTCATGTTTTATAAAAAACAAAGAGTTATCAAATTCCAATTCTTTTTATACCTTTCGCTTTCTAATTGTCCCCAATATTAATAGTGGCAATTCAAAGCATTTCTACCACAACTTACTTATTTATCGAATTTAACGAAATAATGTATATTTAATTACTTTTAGTAATTAAATAATCTTATGTTTATTATATTAATCACATAAATTATTATCGTCAATAAAAATGTCTTGAATTAAATACTATTTATTTCGTAATACTTTTCTAAGTGTATTCCTAGTTACCATTCATTTTCAAAGATAATGATCAATACAATAAATATCATTTTTATCGAAATATTCAATTAATCTTCCGTTAAACTCGCGAGCAGACGTTACATTATAATCAAAAGGCTTCTCTATAATAAGACGGTTCAATCCTTGTGTAGCCCACAATCCACTCTCCTTAATATTTAAAGCAATCACATCAAATACTTCTGGTACAACAGATAGATAAAACATACGGTTTCCAGAAATGTTTAATTCTGTTTCACGCTTTTTTACAAGGCTCAGTAAATCTTGATAGCCCACTATATTCGCTGTATCTAATTGACAATAACGAAATGTGCTAATAAATTCTTCTACTCCTGATTGGTCATCAGTAGATATTCTAGAAAATGTAGCAAGGGATTGTTCTACCTTTGTTTGAAATTCCACATCTGACATTACCCTTCTGCCAATACCGATAATCGAAATAGATTGCGGTATATGTTGATTACTAAATAGTTTGTATAAAGCAGGGTAAATTTTGCGTTTCGCTAAATCCCCTGTCGCTCCGAATAAAGTGAAACTTTAATCAGCCCTCACCAATCGGGCTTTTACGAGCAGCCCAACTCCCACCTAACTTCTTTGCTTTCGCTGAATTTTGAGGTGGAGGTCTTACTGCCTGTGAATGCGGGATAAACGTAATGAATAAATCATGCTGCAAAAATAACATCTACCCTTTCTTCAAAAAGCTTTACAGTAGTTTTTAGAAGTACGTTACATTATTTCATTTCATGCACTTTCCTCTTCTTTATATAAAATTCTCACTAACCAAATTCAAAATATTATACTTATTTTTCGTACTTTGCTATGCTATAACCACAAACAGGAGGTATAAACTATGAAAGCACAAATTATCCATTCTTTTGGGGATTCATCTGTATTTCAATTAGAAGAAGTTTCAAAACCAAAACTTTTACCAGGTCATGTTCTAATCGATGTAAAAGCAACAAGTGTAAATCCAATCGATACAAAAATGCGTAGTGGTGCCGTTTCAGCAGTCGCTCCTGAGTTTCCAGCTATATTACACGGCGATGTAGCTGGTATTGTTATTGAAGTAGGAGAAGGTGTTTCGAAATTCAAATCAGGGGATGAAGTATACGGATGTGCCGGAGGTTTTAAAGAAACTGGAGGTGCACTTGCAGAATTTATGCTTGCTGATGCACGATTAATTGCTCACAAACCTAACAATTTAACAATGGAAGAAGCTGCTGCTCTACCATTAGTTGCAATTACAGCTTGGGAATCTTTATTTGATCGTGCAAATATTAAACCTGGTCAAAATGTTCTCATTCATGGAGCTACTGGTGGCGTAGGACACGTAGCCATTCAACTAGCTAAATGGGCAGGCGCTAAAATTTTCACAACCGCTTCTCAGCAGAGCAAATTGGAAATAGCCCATCGTCTAGGAGCCGATATAGCTATTAATTATAAAGAAGTATCTGTTCAAGAATATGTGCAAAAACATACGAATGGAAACGGATTTGAAGTTATATTTGATACAGTAGGTGGCAAGAATCTTGATCATTCTTTTGAAGCTGCTGCGGTCAATGGCACTGTCGTAACAATTGCAGCTCGTTCAACCCATGACCTCTCTCCTTTACACGCAAAAGGACTCTCTCTGCACGTTACTTTTATGGCATTAAAAATATTACATACTGATAAGCGTAATGATTGCGGAGAAATCTTAACGAAAATAACGCAAATTGTAGAAGAAGGAAAACTTCGCCCATTGCTAGATTCGAAAACTTTCACGTTTGATGAAGTTGCCCAAGCACATGAATATTTGGAATCGAATAAAGCAATAGGAAAAATAGTGTTAAAAAACGTTTGGTAATTTTGACTCGATAAAAACAACTTATTAGTTATCCTAATTACCAATTAACATGAGATAATGATACATAAAATAAAATGCCATGCGTAACAAAAACCTTGCAGAGAAATTCTACAAGGTTTTTGTCTATATATTTAAATAAAGAATCATATTAAAATAAAAGGTTTACAATTCATCATAGTAGTCTTAAATATAAGCTGCTTTAAAGGCTTGTTGGACAGCTTGTACTTCTAATGAGTCTTTACCATATAAGTTCGTTGCTACACGAATACAAGCTTCTTTTAATTCTTTAAAGTCAGAAGTCATATTTAATTCATCCGTATTTGCATAATAGAAAATATCAAACATTTTATCTTCTCCAATGCCATGTACGTTTACTCCATTATGGTTTCCACCACTAGCAATCAAGTAAGCTACTTTATTAATAATGCTAGAGTTCGTGTGTACACCACCATGATCGTGGTCAGCATCAATAGGTAAGTTATTATAATGTCTATAGTCCTCAGGATATCTAGAAGAGATAGATGATGGGTTTTTCATATCTCTAAAAATAAGACCTGATTGTTCTCCCATTGTCCAATTGAACTTTCCGTTATTGGCATACTTTTCAACTGCTACTCCTAAAATATCAGATAGAGCCTCATTAATTGCACCAGCTTCTCCTGCATACTCAAGTCCAGACTCATTTCTTGTAACCGCGTGTGTAAATTCATGTCCTGCCACATCAAATGCTCTAACAATTGGATCTCCGTATACTAGCATAGCTCCATTACTAAATGCATTAAACCACTGCTCAGGATTTCCTTTATTCGTACCATTTGTGTTCCAACCATGAACGACAGAAATTACTTTTTGTCCGTTATTATCAAAGCTGTTACGGCCATATTTTTCTTGATAAAAATCATATACTTTCGTTGCTAAATAATGGGCACTAACTGCTTTAGGATCAGTAAAATTTGTAGAATTACTTGTTACTAAATCATCGAGATAACCCCATACATTTCTTCTATAATTATTATAATCTTTATAATTAGCAGTATATGTTTCAATTCCCTTACCACGAGAATAATCTGCAAGCATGTACGTTCCATCACTTCGCTGCGTAATTCCAAACGTACGATTAATACCTAAGTCATCTTTTCCTGTACCTGTTAATTTCGAAGGATCTTGTGATTTATTTGCTGTCGCAGATTGGACAATACTACTATCTACTTGTATACCCAATTTTTGAACGAGTTCTTTTAATAGATTCCCCCCAAAAGCATCAATTAATACCGTACCAGATACATATTCAGGTGTAGATGCACTAAAAGTAATTTGATATGCGTTTGTAGCTTTATTTGTATTTTCATCTACATATACCACTTGTTTAATTTCTGGTTCTTCAATAAATATAAGATCATTTCCATAGATGTTGAAAAGCTGTTTCTTTGCATCCTCTTCTGATAAAGTAATAGGTTGTTTCAAATCTTCCTGTTGTTGTAGATCTTGGGCACTATCCCCCGAAACGCTCGTAAGTACACCATCATCATTTATATGTGCTGTTAGTTGATATCCGTATACATCACGTCCTTCATACGTTTGTTGAAGACGTACCAATGTAGTACCATCATAAGATTTACGACTTTGCGTAACATTATAATTAACTTTGGATTCCGTATTAACTTGCTTTGATGATAATGCTTGTTCTGTTTTTCCTTTTAGTGCATCCTTTGCTACATTTTCTACCGAATTTTGAGAAGGTGCTGTTAAATTACCTGTTCGGAACGTATCTTCCTTTGTTTCCACTTTTAAATCTTCTGTTTCCGCATGCACTCCTCCATAGGGCATAATCGCCGATAACACCACTCCTGTAGTTAAACCTACCTTTACGAAATTATTCATATTCTTGCCCCTTTATAATCTTATTATTAAGTTAAATAAATGTTTTTTCAGAATTGGAAACATAGATATTTCAAACTATCTATGTTTATCTACTGTTTATGAATTGTGCTTCCTCATAATATGGATAGATTCCATTCATTTCTCAAAAATTACTCATTATATAAACTATCTTTATATTTATTCATATACAGTATTTTTTGTGGTTCTGATAACATATTTATTGCCATCCACACATTCTTTTTCATTTCTAATTTTTGCATTGGTA
This region includes:
- the tkt gene encoding transketolase → MTQNINQLAVNTIRTLSIDAINAANSGHPGLPMGAAPMAYALWANHLNHNPNHPKWFNRDRFVLSAGHGSSLLYSLLHLAGYDVSIDDLKNFRKLNSETPGHPEFGHTSGVEATTGPLGQGIANAVGMAMAEAHLAAKFNKDGHSIIDHNTYALVGDGDLMEGVAYEAMSMAGHMKLGKLIVLYDSNEISLDGELNIAFSEDMQKRVESAHWQYVRVEDGNDVDAITKAIQLAKNNTDQPTLIEIRTIIGYGSPKVAGTNKAHGNPLGLEEATATKQVYGWHYEEDFFVPEEVTAHFNELKQKGIEKEHGWNEQFNLYRESNPALADELEKAITGEVLIEEKDILSFDTEKTISTRVASGEAINHYVKSIPSIFGGSADLSHSTMTDIKGEAVYAVESYAGRNIYFGVREHAMGAAANGLALHGGVKPFVSTFFVFNDYLRPSIRLAALQKLPVTYVFTHDSIAVGEDGPTHEPVEHLAALRAIPGLTVIRPSDANETASAWAYALQQADGPVVLVLSRQNLPVFEETKANIENLSKGAYVLTQTNENPDVILIATGSEVSLAASAKAKLEEDHVSVRIVAMPSWELFDRQSKEYKESVLPSSVTKRVSLEMGVSLGWERYVGQEGKVLSIETFGASGTGAEVMNLFGFTTENIVQITKNVLNS
- a CDS encoding zinc-dependent alcohol dehydrogenase family protein, which translates into the protein MKAQIIHSFGDSSVFQLEEVSKPKLLPGHVLIDVKATSVNPIDTKMRSGAVSAVAPEFPAILHGDVAGIVIEVGEGVSKFKSGDEVYGCAGGFKETGGALAEFMLADARLIAHKPNNLTMEEAAALPLVAITAWESLFDRANIKPGQNVLIHGATGGVGHVAIQLAKWAGAKIFTTASQQSKLEIAHRLGADIAINYKEVSVQEYVQKHTNGNGFEVIFDTVGGKNLDHSFEAAAVNGTVVTIAARSTHDLSPLHAKGLSLHVTFMALKILHTDKRNDCGEILTKITQIVEEGKLRPLLDSKTFTFDEVAQAHEYLESNKAIGKIVLKNVW
- the zwf gene encoding glucose-6-phosphate dehydrogenase codes for the protein MESMTFVLFGATGDLAKRKIYPALYNLYRDQKLPKQISVIGLGRRQVPHEDFQKRIKESIETFSRHREEGTPELEGFLDNFRYCPLDVSKPEDYERLLKVVREREEELHIKGNRMFYLSVAPEFFETIALNIKESGLDKTDGWKRLMIEKPFGHDLTSARELNDKLSRTFEEDEIYRIDHYLGKPMIQNLEALEFANPVLQSIWNKEHIANVQITASETVGVEERAGYYDQAGAIRDMVQNHMLQILMMTAMNLPEKINACEIREEKRKVMETLRKVKKEDVQNHIIRGQYGAGDINGQQVVAYKEEPGVNPSSNIDTFVAARLWIDNPFWTGVPFYIRTGKRMKEKSTRIVIEFKNTLKQQYQDSNPNAAPNLLIIEISPGENVSLQLNSKNPLKNGEIEPMRINFTCEQADVGVPEAYERLIHDAVSGDATFFAHWREVELSWEWVQPILEAFEENLLPLHEYESGSYGPDASNELLQESEFKWWLDQETKK
- the fsa gene encoding fructose-6-phosphate aldolase: MKFFIDTANLEDIKKAYKLGVLAGVTTNPSLVAKEGVKFEDRIAEICQAVPKVESVSAEVTPDAVTAEEMIAQAEELIKINGGDKNVTIKLPMTLAGLEACRYLTEKGVKTNVTLIFTVNQALLAARAGATYVSPFLGRLDDISEDGVLLVAKIAELFDVHQLDTQIIAASVRHPDHVTRVAMAGAHIATIPYKVIEQLAMHPLTDQGMEKFAADWAKAPKL
- a CDS encoding M4 family metallopeptidase, which produces MNNFVKVGLTTGVVLSAIMPYGGVHAETEDLKVETKEDTFRTGNLTAPSQNSVENVAKDALKGKTEQALSSKQVNTESKVNYNVTQSRKSYDGTTLVRLQQTYEGRDVYGYQLTAHINDDGVLTSVSGDSAQDLQQQEDLKQPITLSEEDAKKQLFNIYGNDLIFIEEPEIKQVVYVDENTNKATNAYQITFSASTPEYVSGTVLIDAFGGNLLKELVQKLGIQVDSSIVQSATANKSQDPSKLTGTGKDDLGINRTFGITQRSDGTYMLADYSRGKGIETYTANYKDYNNYRRNVWGYLDDLVTSNSTNFTDPKAVSAHYLATKVYDFYQEKYGRNSFDNNGQKVISVVHGWNTNGTNKGNPEQWFNAFSNGAMLVYGDPIVRAFDVAGHEFTHAVTRNESGLEYAGEAGAINEALSDILGVAVEKYANNGKFNWTMGEQSGLIFRDMKNPSSISSRYPEDYRHYNNLPIDADHDHGGVHTNSSIINKVAYLIASGGNHNGVNVHGIGEDKMFDIFYYANTDELNMTSDFKELKEACIRVATNLYGKDSLEVQAVQQAFKAAYI
- a CDS encoding glucose-6-phosphate dehydrogenase, which gives rise to MYPALYKLFSNQHIPQSISIIGIGRRVMSDVEFQTKVEQSLATFSRISTDDQSGVEEFISTFRYCQLDTANIVGYQDLLSLVKKRETELNISGNRMFYLSVVPEVFDVIALNIKESGLWATQGLNRLIIEKPFDYNVTSAREFNGRLIEYFDKNDIYCIDHYL
- the gnd gene encoding phosphogluconate dehydrogenase (NAD(+)-dependent, decarboxylating), with translation MRVGLIGLGKMGLNLGKNLMDHKHEVVAFDLNTSAVEEMKEYGATGVSSLSDLVQSLQSPRILWVMVPHAVVDSVIDEVTPLLSKGDILIEAGNSHYKESIRRYEQLKKDGIHFMDAGTSGGMEGARNGACYMIGGDQEAWDIVEPIFRDTAVENGFLYAGKAGSGHFLKMVHNGIEYGMMAAIGEGFEILEKSEFDYDYEKVSRVWNNGSVIRSWLMELTENAFSKDAKLDEIKGVMHSSGEGKWTVETALDLQTATPVIAMSLLMRYRSLDNDTFTGKVVAALRNEFGGHAVEKK